A genomic stretch from Setaria viridis chromosome 1, Setaria_viridis_v4.0, whole genome shotgun sequence includes:
- the LOC117862994 gene encoding uncharacterized protein has translation MAAAPTPAAPPSPMSAALLTFPSSHSYPSLPAPPKSPVPRTPHLHLVPRVAASPAAAAATPHRAASATSATDRLRTLVRRGNLDDALRLVDSLAGHDPPSRAAAGPCAALIKKLCASGRTADARRVLSACVPDVMAYNAMVAGYCGAGQLDAARRLVADMPVEPDAYTYNTLIRGLCGRGRTSNALGVLDDMLRRGCVPDVVTYTILLEATCKRSGYKQAMKILDDMRAKGCAPDLVTYNVVVNGICQEGRVDDAMEFLKNLPSYGCEPNTVSYNIVLKGLFTAERWEDAEELMAEMAQKGCPPNVVTFNMLISFLCRRGLVEPAMEVLEQIPKYGCTPNSLSYNPLLHVFCKQKKMDKAMAFVDLMVSRGCYPDIVSYNTLLTALCRNGEVDVAIDLLHQLKDKGCSPVLISYNTVIDGLTKAGKTKEALELLNEMIGKGLQPDIITYSTIASGLCREDRIEEAITTFCKVQDMGIRPNAVLYNAILLGLCKRRETYNAINLFSYMISNGCMPNESTYTILIEGLAYEGLAKEARELLGELCSRGVVNKKFMKKGAVKMLDGPTQT, from the coding sequence ATGGCCGCCGCGCCTACGCCCGCCGCACCGCCGTCCCCAATGTCCGCCGCCCTCCTcaccttcccctcctcccactcCTACCCttccctccccgcgccgcccaaGTCCCCAGTCCCCAGGACCCCTCACCTCCACCTCGTCCCCCGCGTCGCCgcatcccccgccgccgccgcggccaccccgcaccgcgccgcctccgctacCTCCGCCACCGACCGCCTCCGCACGCTCGTCCGCCGCGGAAACCTCGACGATGCGCTCCGCCTGGTCGACTCCCTCGCGGGGCACGACCcgccctcgcgcgccgcggcggggccctGCGCCGCGCTCATCAAGAAGCTCTGCGCCTCGGGCCGCACCGCCGACGCGCGCCGCGTGCTGAGCGCGTGCGTTCCCGACGTCATGGCCTACAACGCCATGGTGGCGGGCTACTGCGGGGCCGGGCAGCTCGACGCCGCGAGAAGGCTCGTGGCGGACATGCCCGTGGAGCCCGACGCATACACCTACAACACGCTCATCCGTGGCCTCTGCGGCCGCGGCCGGACCAGCAACGCGCTCGGGGTGCTCGACGATATGCTCCGCCGCGGCTGCGTGCCCGACGTCGTCACCTACACCATCCTGCTCGAGGCCACCTGCAAGAGGAGCGGGTACAAGCAGGCCATGAAGATCCTCGACGATATGCGCGCCAAGGGGTGCGCCCCGGACCTTGTCACCTACAATGTTGTCGTCAATGGTATCTGCCAGGAAGGCAGGGTTGACGACGCAATGGAATTCTTGAAGAACTTACCGTCGTATGGGTGCGAGCCGAACACAGTTAGCTACAACATTGTGCTGAAGGGCTTATTCACTGCGGAACGGTGGGAAGACGCCGAGGAGCTCATGGCTGAGATGGCCCAGAAGGGCTGCCCTCCGAACGTGGTAACATTTAATATGCTCATCAGTTTCTTGTGCCGTAGAGGATTGGTTGAGCCCGCAATGGAAGTTCTTGAGCAGATCCCCAAGTATGGATGCACGCCTAATTCATTGAGTTATAACCCACTTCTTCATGTGTTCTGCAAGCAAAAGAAGATGGATAAAGCAATGGCGTTCGTGGATCTGATGGTGTCCAGGGGCTGTTACCCGGATATCGTGTCGTACAACACTCTGCTTACTGCTCTATGCCGCAATGGTGAAGTAGATGTTGCTATTGATTTGCTTCATCAACTCAAGGACAAAGGCTGTAGCCCTGTTTTGATTAGTTACAACACTGTCATTGATGGCCTTACTAAGGCTGGCAAAACAAAGGAAGCACTAGAATTATTGAATGAGATGATCGGCAAAGGGCTCCAACCAGACATCATTACATATTCAACAATAGCTTCTGGTCTCTGTAGGGAAGATAGAATTGAGGAGGCGATCACAACATTTTGCAAAGTGCAAGATATGGGCATAAGGCCCAATGCAGTGCTGTATAATGCTATTCTTCTTGGGCTCTGCAAAAGGCGTGAAACATACAATGCTATTAACCTGTTTTCTTACATGATATCGAATGGCTGCATGCCAAATGAATCGACTTACACCATATTGATTGAAGGATTGGCTTATGAAGGCTTGGCAAAGGAGGCAAGAGAATTGCTTGGTGAATTGTGCTCTAGAGGAGTTGTAAATAAGAAATTTATGAAGAAAGGAGCCGTTAAGATGCTAGATGGACCTACACAAACTTAG
- the LOC117863001 gene encoding probable protein kinase At2g41970, translating to MSCCGGAEEDSYGPPANQAAPPPNANAPGNRGGPRGPGAPRPGGPAKPVSIDVPAIPFDELKKITNNFSDRALIGEGSYGRVYNATLSDGRAAVIKKLDTSASQDSDSDFAAQIAMVSKLKNEYFLELVGYCLEDGNRMLAYQFATMGSLHNILHGKKGVQGAEPGPVLNWLQRVKIAYGAARGLEYLHEKVQPSIVHRDIRSSNVLIFDDFSSKIADFNLTNQGTDTAARLHSTRVLGTFGYHAPEYAMTGQINQKSDVYSFGVILLELLTGRKPVDHTMPKGQQSLVTWATPRLSEDKVKQCVDPKLNNDYPPKAVAKLAAVAALCVQYESDFRPNMTIVVKAIQPLLNAPKPAAPAAPQS from the exons ATGTCTTGCTGCGGAGGCGCCGAGGAGGACAGCTACGGCCCGCCGGCCAACCAGGCGGCTCCGCCACCCAATGCCAACGCCCCCG GCAACAGAGGCGGGCCGAGGGGGCCGGGCGCGCCCAGGCCCGGGGGCCCCGCCAAGCCCGTCAGCATCGACGTGCCCGCCATACCCTTCGACGAGCTCAAGAAGATCACCAACAACTTCAGCGACCGCGCCCTCATCGGCGAGGGCTCCTACGGCCGCGTCTACAACGCCACGCTCagcgacggccgcgccgccgtcatCAAGAAGCTCGACACCAGCGCATCGCaggactccgactccgacttcGCCGCGCAG ATAGCGATGGTCTCCAAGCTCAAGAACGAGTACTTCCTCGAGCTTGTGGGGTACTGCTTGGAGGATGGCAACCGCATGCTGGCCTATCAGTTTGCCACCATGGGTTCTTTGCATAACATACTACACG GGAAGAAAGGAGTTCAGGGTGCCGAGCCCGGTCCGGTCCTGAACTGGTTGCAGCGAGTGAAGATAGCTTACGGAGCGGCGAGAGGGCTAGAGTACCTCCACGAGAAAGTCCAGCCGTCGATTGTGCATCGAGATATTCGGTCCAGCAACGTTCTTATATTCGACGACTTCAGCTCCAAGATTGCTGATTTCAACCTGACCAACCAGGGGACCGACACCGCTGCCCGGTTGCACTCGACCCGTGTGCTAGGAACGTTTGGATACCATGCCCCAGA ATATGCTATGACGGGCCAAATCAACCAAAAGAGTGATGTATACAGTTTTGGTGTGATTCTCCTAGAGCTACTGACAGGAAGGAAACCGGTCGATCACACCATGCCAAAAGGGCAGCAAAGTCTTGttacttgg GCCACTCCAAGGTTGAGTGAAGATAAAGTGAAGCAGTGTGTTGATCCCAAGCTCAACAACGACTACCCTCCAAAGGCTGTCGCAAAG cTGGCAGCTGTTGCAGCGTTGTGCGTTCAGTATGAATCCGACTTCCGACCGAACATGACCATCGTCGTGAAGGCAATCCAGCCTCTTCTAAATGCTCCCAAACCAGCCGCTCCAGCAGCGCCACAATCCTGA